A single window of Leptolyngbya ohadii IS1 DNA harbors:
- a CDS encoding pyridoxal phosphate-dependent aminotransferase, translating to MNTESLRMQAVQSPVIPIVGDLIRSNPGTIPLGQGIVFYPPPPQAIERISEFLANPNNHRYQSIEGIPPLLETIVHKLKTDNGIEISDANRIVVTVGSNMGFVNALLAIADSGDEVILQTPFYFNHEMAIQMANCVAVPVPTDANYQIDLDRLKAAITPKTKAIVTISPNNPTGVVYSETVLRQVNALCREKGIYHITDEAYEYFTYDDAAHFSPGSIPDSESYTISLFSLSKSYGFASWRIGYMVIPAHLYTAVKKIQDTIAICAPVISQYAAWGAMQVGADYCRQQRQTIAQVRELCLKELSTIADICTVPDAKGAFYFLLKLHTNLDSMTAVERLIRSYKVAALPGTAFGLTDGCYLRVGYGALQPETTIEGMQRLVRGIGELVGE from the coding sequence ATGAACACAGAATCCTTGCGAATGCAGGCAGTCCAGTCTCCGGTGATTCCGATCGTTGGAGATTTAATTCGCAGCAATCCCGGTACGATTCCGCTGGGGCAGGGCATTGTGTTCTATCCACCACCTCCGCAGGCGATCGAGCGAATCAGCGAATTTTTAGCCAATCCCAACAACCACCGCTATCAGTCCATTGAAGGCATTCCGCCACTGCTGGAAACGATCGTCCACAAGCTGAAAACTGATAACGGCATTGAAATCTCCGACGCAAATCGGATCGTTGTCACCGTGGGCAGCAATATGGGTTTCGTCAATGCGCTGCTGGCGATCGCAGACTCCGGCGATGAGGTGATTCTGCAAACGCCCTTCTATTTCAATCACGAGATGGCGATCCAGATGGCAAACTGCGTTGCCGTACCTGTCCCTACGGATGCCAATTATCAGATTGATCTCGATCGTCTCAAAGCCGCGATTACGCCCAAGACGAAGGCGATCGTCACCATCTCGCCCAATAACCCCACCGGAGTCGTATATTCTGAAACCGTTCTGCGTCAGGTAAACGCCCTGTGCCGAGAAAAGGGAATTTATCACATCACCGACGAGGCATATGAGTATTTCACCTACGATGATGCCGCCCACTTCTCCCCTGGCTCAATCCCCGACAGCGAATCCTACACCATCTCCCTATTTAGCCTCTCCAAGTCCTACGGCTTCGCAAGCTGGCGCATTGGCTATATGGTCATTCCCGCCCACCTCTACACCGCAGTCAAAAAAATCCAGGACACGATCGCCATTTGTGCCCCAGTGATCTCTCAATACGCGGCGTGGGGAGCCATGCAGGTGGGCGCAGATTACTGTCGGCAGCAGCGTCAAACGATCGCCCAGGTGAGAGAACTCTGCCTCAAGGAGCTATCGACGATTGCGGATATTTGCACTGTCCCTGACGCAAAGGGAGCTTTCTACTTCCTGCTCAAACTCCATACCAACCTGGATTCTATGACTGCCGTAGAGCGACTGATTCGCAGCTACAAGGTGGCAGCATTACCGGGGACTGCCTTTGGTCTGACCGATGGCTGCTATTTGCGCGTAGGCTATGGGGCACTTCAGCCGGAGACGACGATCGAGGGGATGCAGCGGTTGGTGCGGGGAATTGGGGAGTTGGTGGGGGAGTAG
- a CDS encoding serine/threonine protein kinase — protein MHTLIGKRLQGGKYTLDQVIGQGGFGITFRATHHLLGQTVVIKTLNGMAGLDPQKFDQLQRRFQDEARRLALCLHPNIVRVNDFFLEDGLPYLVMDYVPGQTLQDIVFPDRPLPEAIAVHYIRQIGDALRVVHANGLLHRDVKPENIILKQGTQQVILIDFGIAREFTSDRPQTHTSFLSAGYAPIEQYFSQEKRTPATDVYGLAATLYALLTAHVPVASVLRDRQPMPAPKDLRPELSTTVNQGVMRGMAVEVQYRPETIDQWLALLPGVTAAQMNEATLHQAELYPSPSPYPAPGIVPPPVQPPSPTSAATIAVAPKRPATVTPTMASPGNAGGNHRGNHRGNHRETVPHAASRSASSGLIWAGIGLAALLGIIVGALAIILRNPQSAPSQTIETAPLPAQTPAEQIDPPSRPEVSPDPAESPSPEASPSPSPEASPSPSPETSPSPIEPAEPAEPDEPAEPEPPAASEADSQPPSSPSPQPSSPPAPTPEADSNPPIAEPPPPVEKPVRENSPISEPPPIQNRSTEGIAEPPPKLPQQ, from the coding sequence ATGCACACGCTGATTGGCAAACGGCTGCAAGGCGGCAAATACACGCTGGATCAGGTGATCGGTCAGGGGGGCTTTGGCATCACCTTCCGGGCAACCCATCACCTGCTGGGGCAAACGGTCGTGATCAAAACGCTGAACGGAATGGCTGGACTCGATCCCCAAAAATTCGACCAGCTTCAGCGACGATTCCAGGATGAAGCTCGTCGGCTTGCCCTCTGCCTGCACCCCAACATCGTGCGCGTCAACGATTTCTTTCTGGAAGATGGCTTGCCCTATCTGGTAATGGACTACGTGCCGGGGCAAACCCTGCAAGACATTGTTTTCCCGGATCGTCCCCTGCCGGAAGCGATCGCCGTTCACTACATTCGGCAAATTGGGGATGCGCTGCGCGTCGTTCACGCCAACGGACTGCTGCACCGGGACGTCAAACCGGAAAATATTATTTTGAAGCAGGGCACTCAGCAGGTGATTCTGATTGACTTCGGCATCGCCCGCGAATTCACCTCCGATCGCCCCCAAACCCACACCAGCTTTTTGTCCGCCGGATACGCGCCGATCGAGCAGTATTTCTCCCAGGAAAAGCGAACGCCCGCTACGGATGTCTATGGCTTGGCAGCAACCCTTTATGCCCTGCTAACCGCTCATGTGCCTGTGGCTTCGGTTTTGCGCGATCGTCAGCCCATGCCTGCCCCGAAGGATCTGCGTCCCGAACTCAGCACGACTGTCAATCAAGGCGTGATGCGCGGTATGGCAGTAGAAGTCCAGTATCGTCCTGAGACGATCGATCAATGGCTGGCGCTTCTACCGGGGGTGACGGCAGCTCAGATGAATGAAGCAACCCTGCATCAGGCAGAATTGTATCCCTCACCGTCTCCCTACCCGGCACCCGGAATCGTTCCCCCTCCTGTTCAACCGCCCTCCCCGACCTCAGCCGCGACCATAGCAGTAGCTCCCAAGCGTCCCGCAACCGTCACACCTACGATGGCTTCTCCAGGCAATGCCGGAGGAAATCACAGAGGAAATCACAGAGGAAATCACAGAGAGACTGTGCCCCATGCAGCCTCCCGCTCTGCCTCCAGCGGTCTGATTTGGGCAGGGATTGGATTAGCAGCCCTTCTGGGCATTATTGTGGGAGCCTTGGCAATCATCCTGCGAAACCCGCAATCCGCGCCTTCACAGACGATCGAAACTGCCCCCCTTCCGGCACAAACTCCGGCTGAGCAGATCGATCCCCCCTCCCGCCCCGAAGTTTCGCCTGACCCAGCGGAATCTCCTTCCCCGGAGGCAAGCCCCAGTCCCTCGCCAGAAGCTAGCCCCAGTCCCTCGCCAGAGACAAGCCCCTCCCCCATTGAGCCTGCTGAGCCTGCTGAACCCGATGAGCCTGCTGAACCGGAACCCCCGGCGGCATCCGAAGCCGATTCCCAGCCCCCCAGCTCTCCATCTCCTCAACCCTCCAGCCCTCCAGCCCCCACACCCGAAGCCGATTCCAACCCACCAATCGCCGAACCCCCACCCCCAGTCGAGAAACCCGTCCGCGAAAATTCACCCATTTCAGAGCCGCCGCCCATCCAGAATCGCTCAACGGAGGGCATTGCCGAACCGCCACCCAAGCTACCGCAGCAGTAG
- a CDS encoding DUF1517 domain-containing protein: MTSWRDRLNRMSGKTQITVCRIFVHLAGREVAPLLGVLNQAAQDAIDSEGEMQALGEGLVAICESLLQYDEYWQSAANEGDVFWNEGDADDYVTELFTDSAQRYGTARESDLDNEEDELLLPVTENLVVMLTVAYEGSADALETDLANMSALRAGLKTLINLHYAGRLRAIQVHFSPARLGDELTADQMLLNFPELVPL; encoded by the coding sequence ATGACTTCCTGGCGCGATCGACTTAACCGCATGAGCGGTAAAACGCAAATCACTGTTTGTCGGATCTTCGTTCACCTGGCTGGACGGGAAGTGGCTCCCCTGTTGGGCGTGTTAAATCAGGCTGCACAGGATGCCATTGACTCTGAAGGCGAGATGCAGGCGTTGGGAGAAGGATTGGTCGCAATCTGCGAATCCCTGCTGCAATACGACGAATACTGGCAATCGGCAGCGAACGAAGGTGATGTCTTCTGGAATGAAGGTGACGCAGACGATTACGTGACGGAACTGTTTACGGATTCCGCCCAGCGTTATGGCACTGCCAGAGAGAGCGATCTGGACAACGAAGAGGACGAACTGCTGCTTCCCGTCACGGAAAATCTGGTGGTGATGCTGACCGTTGCCTACGAAGGATCTGCCGATGCGCTGGAAACCGATCTGGCAAACATGAGCGCCCTTCGCGCCGGATTGAAGACGCTGATTAACTTGCACTATGCTGGACGATTGAGGGCAATTCAGGTTCATTTCTCGCCCGCTCGTCTGGGCGACGAATTGACTGCCGATCAAATGTTGCTTAATTTTCCAGAACTGGTGCCGCTATGA
- the purM gene encoding phosphoribosylformylglycinamidine cyclo-ligase: MDYRQAGVDVEAGRAFVQQIRTMVERTFRPEVLGGLGGFSGFFELPSGYREPVLVSGTDGVGTKLKLAHQCDRHNTVGVDLVAMCVNDVLTSGAEPLFFLDYLATGKLNQDQLAEVVSGITEGCQQAGCALLGGETAEMPGFYQPGEYDLAGFCVGIVEKSQILNGSRVQIGDVAIGLASQGVHSNGFSLVRKIVEVTGQSLNDRPELLQGKTLGEELLTPTRIYVKPILSALRSGLEIHGMAHITGGGLPENLPRCLGANQSIQVNSQSWDVVPIFKWLMTQGQVDRLEMFNTFNMGIGFVVLVAPDQVDRTLAHFQAQQIPAWTIGEVVPGAGELLLQ, translated from the coding sequence ATGGACTATCGACAGGCAGGGGTTGACGTAGAAGCAGGGCGGGCATTTGTGCAGCAAATTCGCACAATGGTCGAGCGCACCTTTCGCCCCGAAGTGTTAGGCGGATTGGGGGGATTCAGCGGTTTCTTTGAACTGCCGAGCGGCTACCGGGAGCCTGTGTTAGTCTCTGGCACCGATGGGGTAGGCACGAAGCTGAAGCTGGCGCATCAGTGCGATCGCCATAACACTGTGGGCGTTGATTTGGTGGCGATGTGTGTCAATGATGTGCTGACCTCCGGCGCAGAGCCGCTGTTTTTCCTGGACTATCTGGCAACCGGGAAGCTGAATCAGGATCAGTTGGCGGAAGTCGTTTCGGGCATTACGGAAGGCTGTCAGCAGGCAGGCTGTGCCTTGCTGGGCGGCGAAACTGCGGAGATGCCGGGATTTTATCAGCCGGGGGAATACGACCTGGCGGGCTTCTGCGTCGGGATTGTGGAAAAAAGCCAGATCCTTAACGGATCGCGAGTTCAGATAGGCGATGTGGCGATCGGTTTAGCCAGTCAGGGCGTGCATAGCAATGGCTTCAGCCTGGTACGGAAAATTGTTGAAGTCACGGGACAGTCCCTTAACGATCGCCCCGAACTGCTGCAAGGCAAAACCCTGGGCGAGGAATTACTCACGCCTACCCGAATTTACGTCAAGCCCATCCTGTCTGCCCTGCGATCGGGTCTGGAAATTCACGGCATGGCACATATTACCGGAGGCGGACTGCCGGAAAATCTGCCCCGCTGTCTGGGAGCGAATCAATCGATTCAGGTGAATTCCCAGAGCTGGGACGTTGTGCCGATTTTTAAGTGGCTGATGACTCAGGGACAGGTCGATCGCCTGGAGATGTTCAACACCTTCAACATGGGCATTGGCTTCGTGGTGCTGGTCGCTCCCGATCAGGTCGATCGCACTTTGGCACATTTTCAGGCACAGCAAATTCCCGCCTGGACGATCGGAGAGGTCGTACCGGGGGCGGGAGAACTTTTACTGCAATAG
- a CDS encoding protein phosphatase 2C domain-containing protein: protein MSSAVMQTMQMMQIQCSNPECRHPNRGDERQCEKCQTPLVRQYLWVVGATAEDAPVGAIVGGRYAVVSSRIWLDTQPAQLPDSSLELPDAALPYLHLYTDRLHLPGLYDLYSQKQDVPPILLLENAPISSDGVLLPAVESLWSSVSPVRQLYWFWQMLDLWQPLQRQGVTRSLLVAENLRVEGWRIRLRELIADEIAVAVTEAPGIDPELEAPNLEAPVNSSVHAPTLADLGQFWQSWVEIAQPEVRESLQALCQEMQTFTNPELQDVEPIAYQLNTLLLEQAAQLPLKLTIAGSTTTGPQRTHNEDTCYPDQFQLPTNDGLMPYVAIVCDGVGGHEGGEVASQLAVRSLKSLLQAFFAEIAEETEVLSPAVIAEQLTGVVRVVNNQIAAQNDAQGRSMRQRMGTTLVMALQVPQKVSQTLPTGSNSHELYIVHVGDSRAYLFNSQSCLRLTVDDDVAVREVRLGRSLYREARQRSDAAALIQALGTRDADTLQITVQRLIVEEDSLLLLCSDGLSDYQRVEQSWEAISREVMRGKLTLESAVEQWITIANEQNGHDNASIVLMHCQINPTIQLYEPRPAIDSQSVALPEITPETDLAESSRALLYDEYAPPSPPTQIDPPRPWLVAIGLIATLLTAGAIGLGIWRVADPAGFQQTIDQVLPGDRE, encoded by the coding sequence ATGAGTAGTGCTGTTATGCAGACGATGCAGATGATGCAGATTCAGTGTTCCAATCCGGAGTGCCGTCATCCAAACAGGGGGGACGAGCGGCAGTGTGAAAAGTGTCAGACTCCGTTAGTGCGTCAATACCTTTGGGTGGTGGGGGCAACGGCGGAAGATGCGCCTGTGGGGGCGATCGTGGGGGGACGCTATGCGGTGGTGAGTTCTCGAATTTGGCTGGACACACAGCCTGCCCAATTACCGGACTCGTCGCTGGAACTGCCCGATGCGGCGCTGCCCTACCTGCATCTCTATACCGATCGTCTGCATCTGCCCGGACTGTATGACCTGTACTCTCAAAAACAGGACGTGCCGCCGATTCTGCTGCTGGAGAATGCCCCAATTAGCTCGGATGGGGTGCTGCTGCCTGCCGTGGAATCTCTTTGGTCGAGCGTGAGTCCGGTGCGTCAGCTCTACTGGTTCTGGCAAATGCTGGATCTGTGGCAGCCGCTCCAGCGTCAGGGAGTTACGCGCAGTTTGCTGGTGGCGGAGAATTTGCGGGTCGAGGGTTGGCGGATTCGCCTGCGAGAACTCATTGCTGATGAAATTGCGGTGGCTGTCACCGAAGCCCCTGGGATTGACCCTGAACTTGAAGCTCCCAATCTGGAGGCTCCCGTGAATTCCTCTGTTCACGCGCCCACTCTGGCGGATTTAGGACAGTTCTGGCAATCGTGGGTCGAAATCGCCCAGCCGGAAGTTCGGGAATCGCTGCAAGCCCTTTGTCAGGAGATGCAAACCTTCACGAATCCAGAACTCCAGGACGTCGAGCCAATTGCCTACCAGCTCAACACCCTGCTCCTGGAACAGGCGGCACAGCTTCCCCTCAAACTGACGATCGCCGGATCGACGACTACCGGACCTCAGCGCACCCACAACGAAGACACCTGCTATCCCGATCAGTTTCAGCTGCCTACTAACGACGGTCTGATGCCCTACGTGGCGATCGTCTGTGATGGGGTGGGCGGACATGAGGGCGGTGAGGTTGCCAGTCAGTTGGCAGTGCGATCGCTAAAGTCTCTGCTGCAAGCCTTCTTTGCTGAAATTGCAGAGGAAACGGAAGTCTTGTCGCCTGCGGTGATTGCCGAGCAGCTAACGGGCGTGGTGCGGGTGGTGAATAACCAGATCGCTGCCCAAAATGATGCTCAGGGACGATCGATGCGGCAGCGGATGGGCACGACCTTAGTGATGGCGTTACAGGTTCCGCAGAAAGTCTCCCAAACGCTTCCTACGGGCAGCAATTCCCACGAGCTGTACATCGTTCATGTGGGCGATAGCCGCGCCTATTTGTTTAACTCCCAGTCCTGTTTACGGCTGACGGTGGATGACGATGTAGCGGTGCGGGAAGTTCGGCTGGGGCGGAGTCTTTACCGGGAGGCACGGCAGCGATCGGATGCGGCGGCATTAATTCAAGCGCTCGGCACTCGCGATGCAGACACATTGCAAATTACCGTTCAGCGGCTCATTGTGGAAGAGGATAGCCTGCTGCTGCTCTGCTCCGATGGGCTAAGCGACTACCAGCGGGTCGAACAATCCTGGGAAGCCATTTCTCGCGAAGTGATGCGCGGCAAACTCACCCTTGAATCTGCCGTTGAACAGTGGATTACGATCGCCAACGAGCAAAACGGACATGACAATGCCTCGATCGTCTTGATGCACTGCCAGATTAATCCTACAATCCAGCTTTACGAGCCACGTCCAGCGATCGATTCCCAGTCCGTTGCCCTGCCCGAAATTACCCCCGAAACTGACCTTGCCGAATCCTCCAGGGCACTGCTCTACGACGAATATGCGCCTCCGTCTCCCCCGACTCAAATCGATCCTCCCCGTCCCTGGCTGGTGGCGATCGGTCTCATTGCAACGCTGCTCACGGCTGGGGCGATCGGGTTGGGCATCTGGAGAGTCGCTGATCCGGCTGGTTTCCAGCAGACGATCGATCAGGTGTTGCCGGGGGATCGGGAATAA
- a CDS encoding NfeD family protein, with amino-acid sequence MSLSLPMLWLIAGLILCVLEFVLPTAFVELTMGISAIIVAIVARLVPNLILQVVLWLILSVVLTLLVRRLLPSKTHHTIQDSREAQTLTAILPGQTGRVIYEGNSWQARCEDEGMTIAPNQRVYVVDRRGTTLIVIPESLLRP; translated from the coding sequence ATGTCGCTCAGTCTTCCTATGCTGTGGCTGATTGCGGGTCTGATTCTGTGCGTGCTGGAATTTGTCCTCCCAACAGCCTTTGTTGAGTTAACGATGGGGATCAGCGCAATTATCGTGGCGATCGTGGCGCGACTCGTGCCTAATCTGATCCTTCAGGTCGTCCTCTGGCTGATTCTCTCCGTGGTGCTAACGCTGCTGGTGCGTCGTCTGCTGCCCAGCAAAACCCACCACACCATCCAGGACTCCCGCGAAGCGCAAACCCTCACCGCCATTCTGCCAGGACAAACCGGACGGGTGATCTACGAGGGCAACTCCTGGCAAGCCCGCTGCGAAGACGAAGGCATGACCATCGCGCCAAATCAGCGAGTGTATGTGGTCGATCGCCGGGGGACGACATTGATTGTGATTCCGGAGAGTTTGTTGCGACCTTAA
- a CDS encoding NfeD family protein, translating into MPGQTGRVIYEGNSWQARCEDEGMTIAPNQRVYVVDRRGTTLIVIPESLLRP; encoded by the coding sequence CTGCCAGGACAAACCGGACGGGTGATCTACGAGGGCAACTCCTGGCAAGCCCGCTGCGAAGACGAAGGCATGACCATCGCGCCAAATCAGCGAGTGTATGTGGTCGATCGCCGGGGGACGACATTGATTGTGATTCCGGAGAGTTTGTTGCGACCTTAA
- a CDS encoding SPFH domain-containing protein, with product MDGLPHNPKKWWTSLPRSLAPFSPAPCPLSLGGAAVAGSVRIVNQGNEALVERLGSYNRKLSPGLNFTAPFIDRVAYQETIREKVLDIPPQTCITRDNVSITADAVVYWRIVDMERAYYKVQNLQSAMVNLVLTQIRSELGKLELDETFTARSEINEVLLRDLDIATDPWGVKVTRVELRDIIPSKAVQESMELQMAAERRKRASILTSEGDRESAVNSAKGKAEAQILDAEAQQKSMLLRAEAEQKAIVLRAQATRQEQVLKAQATAEALQIIGKTLQSDPNAREALQFLMTQNYMDMGKTIGTSDSSKVMFVDPRSIAASVESIRAMISDDRSNGKA from the coding sequence ATGGATGGTTTACCTCACAACCCAAAAAAGTGGTGGACTTCTCTCCCCCGCTCCCTTGCTCCCTTCTCCCCTGCTCCCTGCCCCCTCTCTCTGGGCGGTGCTGCTGTAGCGGGTTCTGTGCGAATCGTGAACCAGGGGAACGAGGCTCTGGTGGAGCGACTGGGCAGCTATAACCGGAAGCTTTCGCCCGGTCTAAACTTCACGGCTCCCTTTATCGATCGCGTTGCTTATCAGGAGACGATTCGGGAAAAAGTGCTGGATATTCCGCCGCAGACTTGCATTACGCGGGACAACGTTTCGATTACGGCGGATGCAGTGGTGTACTGGCGGATTGTCGATATGGAACGCGCTTATTACAAGGTGCAGAATCTCCAGTCGGCAATGGTGAATCTGGTACTGACCCAAATTCGATCGGAGCTGGGCAAACTGGAACTGGACGAAACCTTTACGGCACGATCGGAAATTAACGAGGTGCTGCTGCGCGATCTGGACATTGCGACTGACCCCTGGGGCGTGAAAGTAACCCGCGTGGAGCTGCGGGACATTATCCCCTCGAAGGCGGTTCAGGAATCGATGGAGCTGCAAATGGCAGCGGAGCGTCGCAAGCGGGCATCAATTCTCACGTCAGAAGGCGATCGCGAGTCAGCAGTAAACTCTGCTAAGGGCAAAGCCGAGGCACAAATCCTGGATGCGGAAGCTCAGCAAAAATCGATGCTGCTGCGGGCAGAAGCGGAACAGAAAGCGATCGTCCTGCGTGCCCAGGCAACCCGTCAGGAACAGGTGCTGAAGGCACAGGCAACCGCTGAGGCGCTGCAAATTATCGGCAAAACCCTACAATCCGACCCCAACGCCCGTGAAGCGCTGCAATTCCTGATGACGCAGAACTATATGGACATGGGCAAGACGATCGGCACCAGCGACAGCAGCAAAGTGATGTTTGTCGATCCGCGCAGCATCGCCGCCTCGGTGGAAAGTATCCGCGCCATGATTTCAGACGATCGATCGAACGGCAAAGCCTGA
- a CDS encoding transglutaminase domain-containing protein, with translation MEKSTDRRDAMLLDSSFSTRQSTSLRQVDYLRRTVRPIGVYMLRGLASDGKRLLALDTVRGYVVEVDCASDNTAIQNPRKVQDFLDASGLALADDRLWFTKDSDVYWCNLTDFEPQHFVSLSYEANGVAVWQSTVYVTCQKAGYILIFDRKTGRQITKFPLPGVGAENITVRDEELWLCDDEERTVYCMDRATGELQFSVLTPYDKPSALAFHPHPETGEPILYVAYAGEEMYIRDNPNDAESPQELAVRDRTFIHPLHFCYYPDRRYALSNGYLVEMSYVEELSPLEEVPLTNLEWRIALPASTDRQKVLHVEPVGMPFTEEIEEGQHVALFRFDQMAGNEGRIFGWKALLEVRGIKYQITPRLTEKSPPLSQEFAERYLVDDDELAMDTPMIRQAAREAIGSETNLLRKMLKIRNYVYDRMSYGIKPHIDTPDVALARGVGSCGEYVGVLLALARLNGIACRTVGRYKCPPDPDKRNVSLEPDFNHVWVEFYIPGFGWLPMESNVDDVAEGGPYPTRFFMGLPWYHAEIAKGITFEWITAADLPDDVSIGDLSLNHVRFTILEELPPPGENE, from the coding sequence TTGGAAAAATCCACCGATCGCCGTGATGCCATGCTGCTGGACTCTAGCTTTTCGACCCGTCAATCGACCTCATTGCGCCAAGTTGACTACCTGCGGCGAACTGTTCGCCCGATTGGGGTGTATATGCTGCGGGGACTAGCCTCTGACGGCAAGCGGCTGCTGGCACTGGATACCGTGCGCGGCTACGTGGTGGAAGTGGACTGCGCTAGCGATAATACGGCAATTCAAAATCCGCGGAAGGTGCAGGACTTTCTCGATGCTTCCGGGCTGGCACTGGCGGACGATCGCCTCTGGTTTACCAAAGACAGCGATGTGTACTGGTGCAATCTGACGGATTTTGAGCCGCAGCACTTTGTCAGTCTGTCCTACGAGGCAAACGGTGTAGCGGTCTGGCAATCGACGGTTTATGTCACCTGTCAAAAAGCGGGCTATATTCTGATCTTCGATCGCAAAACGGGGCGGCAAATCACCAAGTTTCCGCTGCCGGGGGTGGGTGCAGAAAATATCACTGTGCGGGACGAAGAACTGTGGCTGTGCGATGACGAGGAGCGTACCGTTTACTGCATGGATCGGGCGACGGGAGAATTGCAGTTCAGCGTCCTGACCCCCTACGACAAACCCTCCGCTCTGGCATTCCATCCCCATCCCGAAACGGGTGAGCCGATTCTCTACGTGGCTTATGCGGGCGAGGAAATGTACATCCGCGATAACCCCAACGATGCCGAAAGCCCCCAGGAACTCGCCGTCCGCGATCGCACCTTTATCCATCCGCTGCATTTTTGCTACTACCCCGATCGCCGCTATGCTCTGTCGAATGGCTATCTGGTCGAGATGTCCTATGTAGAGGAACTGTCGCCCCTGGAAGAAGTGCCGCTGACGAACCTGGAATGGCGGATTGCCCTGCCTGCCTCTACCGATCGCCAGAAGGTGCTGCATGTGGAACCCGTGGGGATGCCCTTCACGGAGGAAATTGAGGAAGGACAGCACGTTGCCCTCTTCCGATTCGACCAGATGGCAGGTAACGAAGGGCGCATTTTTGGCTGGAAAGCGCTACTAGAAGTGCGGGGCATTAAGTATCAGATCACGCCGCGTCTGACCGAGAAAAGTCCGCCCCTGTCGCAGGAATTTGCGGAACGCTATCTGGTCGATGATGACGAACTGGCAATGGATACGCCCATGATTCGCCAGGCAGCGCGGGAGGCGATCGGCTCCGAAACCAACCTGCTGCGAAAGATGCTGAAGATTCGCAACTATGTGTACGATCGGATGTCCTACGGCATTAAGCCCCATATCGATACGCCGGATGTAGCGCTGGCGCGGGGCGTGGGTTCCTGCGGGGAGTACGTGGGCGTTTTGCTAGCATTGGCGAGGCTCAACGGAATTGCCTGCCGCACCGTGGGTCGCTACAAGTGTCCGCCCGACCCGGATAAGCGGAATGTATCCCTGGAGCCGGATTTTAACCATGTGTGGGTGGAGTTTTATATTCCCGGCTTTGGCTGGCTGCCGATGGAGTCGAACGTTGATGATGTCGCCGAAGGAGGACCGTACCCGACGCGATTCTTTATGGGACTACCCTGGTACCACGCAGAAATCGCCAAAGGCATCACCTTCGAGTGGATTACGGCAGCGGATTTACCGGATGATGTGTCGATCGGCGATCTGTCGCTCAACCATGTGCGGTTCACGATTCTGGAGGAACTGCCGCCGCCGGGAGAGAATGAGTAA
- a CDS encoding ABC transporter ATP-binding protein has protein sequence MNILEAHHLRKAYPDSKKPVLAVQDVSLSIAPREVLAFLGPNGAGKTTTIKMIAGLILPDAGSVRVAGRDPHRDPWALRSIGAVLEGNRNVYWRLTPQENLEYFGVLRGLSRKVARQRGRELLERFDLIEKRRAQVQKLSRGMQQKLAIAVALIHDPQLLLLDEPTLGLDVEATQSVKQLVREIAQEGRAILLTTHQLDIAEELSDRVAIINRGEIVVEQPTSELIREFSGTTYTIELAEHPTADQIGKVEALGATVDDRLIYVRDSELLYPVLDILRPLPIVRLERDEANLTEIFLKFLREGKNRVA, from the coding sequence ATGAATATCCTTGAGGCGCATCACCTGCGAAAGGCATACCCGGACAGCAAAAAGCCCGTCCTTGCGGTGCAGGATGTGTCCCTCTCGATCGCCCCACGGGAAGTCCTGGCATTTCTGGGACCCAACGGGGCAGGCAAGACGACGACGATCAAAATGATTGCGGGGCTGATTTTACCCGATGCCGGATCGGTGCGAGTTGCTGGAAGAGATCCCCACCGTGACCCCTGGGCACTTCGATCGATCGGAGCGGTGCTGGAAGGCAACCGGAATGTTTACTGGCGGCTGACGCCTCAGGAAAATCTGGAGTATTTTGGGGTCTTGCGGGGCTTGAGTCGTAAAGTGGCACGACAGCGGGGCAGGGAATTACTGGAGCGGTTTGACCTGATCGAAAAACGACGGGCACAGGTGCAGAAGCTCTCCCGTGGAATGCAGCAAAAGCTGGCGATCGCCGTTGCCCTGATCCACGATCCGCAGTTGCTTCTATTAGACGAACCGACGCTGGGACTGGACGTAGAAGCTACCCAATCCGTAAAACAACTCGTGCGGGAAATCGCTCAGGAGGGGCGGGCAATTCTGCTGACCACTCACCAATTGGACATCGCCGAGGAACTGTCCGATCGCGTTGCCATTATCAACCGGGGCGAAATTGTGGTCGAGCAGCCCACCTCGGAACTGATTCGGGAATTCTCTGGCACCACCTACACGATCGAGCTTGCGGAGCATCCCACAGCCGACCAGATCGGTAAGGTCGAAGCATTAGGGGCCACTGTGGACGATCGGCTAATTTACGTGCGGGATTCGGAGCTGCTTTACCCCGTGCTGGATATCCTCAGACCCCTACCGATCGTTCGATTAGAGCGCGATGAGGCAAACCTGACGGAGATCTTCCTGAAGTTTTTGCGAGAGGGCAAGAATCGGGTCGCGTAA